From Cronobacter turicensis z3032, the proteins below share one genomic window:
- the A gene encoding Replication gene A protein codes for MHARNELEKQPDLVRYGVRRRADELEREHDVQRANAFLVNFTRRALPRLELVAAKYRIEAISPDVALPVFDGRDDDVSARYLTTRLVNMTARYNRLADMSKADIDLLAGDIANFIVAELGTVEIQEGSELKALHASYMCAARITRHFKNAPPLWEKITTKYVTAEDVGPAVLRMATEKWWTGRLRRVAAEWREHLHIALGNVSKKHSAYASKSCVSDWREQKRRTREFLKGMELEDEEGNRISLIEKYDGSVANPAIRRCELMTRIRGFENICNELGYVGEFYTLTAPSKFHATTKAGYRNSRWNGASPADTQRYLTGLWARIRAKLHRDDIRIFGIRVAEPHHDATPHWHMLMFMLPEDVVRVRAVITRYAREEDHHELKSEKARKARFHAEAIDPDKGSATGYVAKYISKNIDGYALDDERDDESGEMLRETAPAVSAWAARWRIRQFQFVGGAPVTVYRELRRMADAETAKGLSVEFALVHDAADAGDWAGYVNAQGGPFVRRDELQVRTWYESTDAVNEYGEECVRIRGVYDKEVGNCTPIITRLKQWKIVAKRPQAEGFEVKGAFAPSRSSVNNCTPEAGPDPAERPPVDLTRPLTRRERRQLTDRLRERKAVKRRTFNHATERNVAGIVRTIDEIQLLTGETLSRG; via the coding sequence CTGCATGCGCGTAACGAGCTGGAAAAACAGCCTGACCTGGTGCGTTACGGCGTGCGCCGTCGCGCCGACGAGCTGGAGCGTGAGCATGATGTTCAGCGAGCTAATGCCTTTCTGGTGAATTTCACCCGGAGGGCATTACCACGCCTTGAACTGGTTGCGGCGAAATATCGTATTGAGGCTATTTCGCCAGATGTGGCCCTGCCAGTTTTTGATGGCCGGGATGATGATGTGTCAGCCCGTTACCTGACAACGCGGCTTGTGAACATGACCGCGCGTTATAACCGCCTGGCTGATATGTCGAAAGCCGATATCGATTTGCTTGCCGGCGATATCGCCAATTTTATCGTTGCTGAATTAGGCACCGTTGAAATCCAGGAGGGCAGCGAGTTAAAGGCGCTGCACGCCTCGTATATGTGCGCCGCGCGTATCACCCGCCACTTTAAAAACGCTCCGCCCCTGTGGGAAAAAATCACCACAAAATATGTGACCGCCGAAGATGTTGGGCCGGCAGTGCTGCGCATGGCGACCGAGAAATGGTGGACAGGCCGCCTGCGCCGCGTCGCCGCAGAATGGCGCGAGCATCTGCACATCGCGCTCGGGAACGTCAGCAAAAAGCACAGCGCGTATGCCAGCAAAAGCTGTGTGAGTGACTGGCGCGAACAGAAACGCCGCACCCGCGAATTTCTCAAGGGGATGGAGCTGGAAGATGAAGAAGGCAACCGCATCAGCCTTATCGAAAAATACGACGGTAGCGTCGCCAACCCGGCGATCCGCCGTTGCGAGCTAATGACCCGCATCCGCGGCTTCGAAAATATCTGTAACGAGCTCGGCTATGTTGGCGAGTTTTACACGCTGACCGCCCCGTCTAAATTCCACGCCACCACAAAGGCCGGCTACCGTAACAGCAGATGGAACGGCGCCAGCCCGGCTGACACACAGCGCTATTTAACGGGGCTGTGGGCGCGCATTCGCGCGAAGCTGCACCGTGACGATATTCGCATATTCGGTATTCGCGTCGCCGAGCCGCACCACGACGCCACGCCACACTGGCATATGCTGATGTTTATGCTGCCGGAGGATGTCGTCCGCGTGCGCGCCGTGATTACGCGATATGCCCGTGAAGAAGACCATCACGAGCTTAAAAGCGAGAAGGCTCGCAAGGCCCGCTTTCACGCTGAAGCTATCGACCCGGACAAGGGCAGCGCCACCGGCTACGTGGCGAAATACATCAGCAAAAATATCGACGGTTACGCGCTTGATGATGAGCGCGACGACGAGAGCGGCGAAATGCTCAGGGAAACCGCGCCGGCCGTATCGGCCTGGGCGGCCCGCTGGCGCATCCGTCAGTTTCAGTTTGTGGGCGGTGCGCCGGTGACAGTTTATCGCGAACTGCGCCGGATGGCCGACGCTGAAACGGCGAAAGGGCTCAGTGTGGAGTTTGCGCTTGTGCATGATGCCGCTGATGCGGGCGACTGGGCAGGCTACGTTAACGCCCAGGGCGGCCCGTTTGTGCGCCGTGATGAGCTTCAGGTGCGCACCTGGTACGAAAGCACCGATGCGGTTAACGAATACGGCGAGGAGTGTGTGCGCATTCGTGGGGTTTATGACAAGGAAGTCGGCAACTGCACGCCCATTATTACGCGGCTCAAGCAGTGGAAGATTGTTGCTAAACGGCCGCAGGCCGAAGGTTTTGAAGTTAAGGGCGCTTTTGCGCCCTCTCGGAGTTCTGTCAATAACTGTACGCCGGAGGCAGGGCCAGATCCTGCAGAAAGGCCGCCGGTTGATCTCACCCGGCCATTGACCCGCCGCGAACGCCGTCAACTGACTGACCGGTTGAGAGAAAGGAAAGCGGTGAAACGGCGAACCTTTAACCATGCCACCGAAAGAAACGTGGCTGGCATCGTCAGGACAATAGACGAGATCCAGCTTTTAACCGGTGAAACTCTTAGCCGTGGGTAA
- the CP84 gene encoding Uncharacterized 37.8 kDa protein in gpa 5'region encodes MNNIDPRCSMKDTINIISVSGGKDSLAQWLRAIEAGVAYLNVFADTGHEHPQTMEYLEYLEQKLGPVKRVRADFTRQIAGKRQFIATRWPVTLVEECGMSADEAAERVAQALEILHPTGNPFLDLCMLKGRFPSTKARFCTFDLKHEPVRAQVIVPALEEYTEVISWQGVRAQESPARALLPEWEEDADNTPGLHVYRPILKWLHEDVFAIAKRHGIKPNPLYQQGCSRVGCMPCIHARKSELAEIFSRWPEEIKRVAEWERLVAACSRRGNSTFFPSTHDPRRAEKRIEVVTVGAYGIESYRDWAMTSRGGAQFDLLAATNDLSVCSSIYAGVCE; translated from the coding sequence ATGAACAACATTGATCCACGCTGTTCAATGAAGGACACCATCAACATTATCTCTGTATCAGGAGGAAAAGACAGCCTGGCGCAGTGGCTGCGCGCTATTGAAGCCGGTGTGGCTTATCTCAATGTATTTGCAGATACCGGGCATGAGCATCCACAGACCATGGAATACCTGGAGTATCTGGAGCAGAAGTTAGGTCCAGTAAAGCGCGTCAGGGCTGATTTCACCCGTCAGATTGCGGGTAAACGCCAGTTCATCGCCACCCGCTGGCCCGTTACTCTGGTTGAAGAGTGCGGTATGTCGGCTGATGAGGCGGCCGAACGTGTGGCACAGGCTCTTGAGATACTGCACCCAACCGGGAATCCGTTTCTGGATCTCTGCATGCTGAAAGGACGCTTCCCTTCAACAAAGGCTCGTTTCTGCACCTTCGACCTTAAGCATGAGCCTGTCAGGGCGCAGGTTATTGTTCCTGCGCTCGAAGAGTACACTGAGGTTATCAGCTGGCAGGGAGTCAGGGCTCAGGAATCCCCCGCACGCGCGTTATTGCCGGAATGGGAGGAAGACGCCGATAACACTCCAGGGCTGCACGTATACCGGCCAATTTTAAAATGGCTACACGAAGACGTTTTCGCTATTGCCAAACGCCACGGAATCAAACCGAACCCGTTGTATCAGCAGGGGTGCAGCCGAGTCGGATGCATGCCCTGTATCCACGCCCGCAAATCCGAACTGGCGGAGATTTTCAGCCGCTGGCCAGAAGAAATAAAACGCGTCGCAGAGTGGGAACGCCTGGTTGCTGCCTGTTCGCGCCGCGGAAACTCAACCTTTTTCCCTTCCACACATGACCCACGCCGGGCGGAAAAACGAATCGAGGTAGTGACTGTCGGCGCCTATGGCATCGAAAGTTATCGCGACTGGGCCATGACAAGCCGGGGTGGCGCACAGTTTGATTTACTGGCTGCAACAAACGACCTGTCTGTTTGCAGCAGTATCTATGCGGGCGTATGTGAATGA
- the CP80 gene encoding Uncharacterized 8.5 kDa protein in gpA 5'region has translation MADVMDLVQQRVEEERERHIHKARSRQAAPSRFLCESCNGPIPEARRAALPGVELCVTCQEIKELKSLHYKGAV, from the coding sequence ATGGCCGATGTAATGGACCTTGTACAGCAGCGCGTCGAGGAAGAACGCGAGCGCCATATCCACAAAGCGCGCAGCCGGCAGGCTGCGCCTTCTCGTTTTCTCTGCGAATCATGCAACGGGCCTATCCCTGAAGCGCGCCGCGCCGCATTACCGGGTGTTGAGCTTTGTGTGACCTGCCAGGAAATTAAGGAGCTTAAAAGCCTGCATTATAAGGGGGCTGTATGA
- the fil gene encoding Protein fil, producing MEPSFASLLKKQSPSMHYGHGWIVGKKGQRWHPSRDQSALLNGLRNSAKPSLVSRIKLFLESV from the coding sequence ATGGAGCCCTCTTTTGCTTCACTGTTAAAAAAACAAAGCCCGTCCATGCATTACGGACATGGCTGGATAGTCGGTAAAAAAGGTCAGCGCTGGCACCCGAGCCGCGATCAGTCGGCATTATTAAACGGCCTGCGCAACAGCGCTAAACCTTCACTGGTGAGTCGGATAAAACTTTTTCTGGAGTCGGTATGA
- the CII gene encoding Regulatory protein CII translates to MFDFRVSIHPHYDEACRAFAARHNVTSLAKKAGIKPQTLTNKLNPEQPHELTAKEIMLLTDITEDSTLVDGFLAQMHCMPCVPVNELATEKLPVYVMKATAEVGQLAAGAISSEHMTQCRKSSLVTNVNTGIRCLFLAALAVQHRIQGSPAVASAVDTVSGIGATFGLM, encoded by the coding sequence ATGTTTGATTTTCGCGTTTCCATACATCCGCATTATGACGAAGCATGTCGCGCTTTTGCTGCACGCCATAACGTTACCAGCCTGGCAAAAAAGGCCGGTATAAAACCGCAGACGCTAACTAATAAGCTCAACCCTGAGCAGCCGCATGAGTTGACGGCGAAAGAAATTATGTTGCTGACCGATATCACGGAAGACTCGACATTGGTTGACGGTTTTCTCGCGCAAATGCATTGCATGCCTTGCGTGCCGGTTAACGAGCTGGCAACTGAAAAGCTGCCCGTATATGTCATGAAAGCAACAGCAGAGGTGGGGCAGTTAGCAGCAGGGGCCATTTCTTCCGAGCACATGACCCAATGTCGCAAAAGCTCGCTGGTAACGAATGTCAACACGGGGATTCGCTGCTTATTCCTGGCGGCTCTCGCAGTCCAGCATCGCATCCAAGGCAGTCCGGCGGTTGCAAGCGCTGTTGATACCGTTAGCGGCATTGGCGCTACGTTTGGCCTGATGTGA
- the int gene encoding Integrase, with amino-acid sequence MTVRKQSNGKWLCECYPNGREGKRVRKQFATKGEAIAFENFTMDEVNKKPWLGEKEDRRRLSEVIEQWHSLYGQTLADPKRLMAKLSIICNGLGNPIASELTAGDFTKYREARLKGEVRSEDGTLMSPVKPRTVNLEQRNLSSVFGTLKKLGHWSAPNPLAGLPTFKIAEGELAFLTPEEIKRLLDACAESQSPCLLMIAKICLATGARWSEAENLQGHQLSKYRITYTKTKGKKNRTVPISQDLYDELPKNRGKLFTPCRKAFERAVKRAGIDLPEGQCTHVLRHTFASHFMMNGGNILVLKEILGHADIKMTMIYAHFSPDHLEDAVTKNPLYSLIK; translated from the coding sequence ATGACTGTAAGAAAGCAATCTAACGGGAAATGGTTGTGCGAATGCTATCCGAACGGACGCGAAGGTAAGCGCGTCCGTAAGCAGTTCGCGACAAAAGGCGAAGCCATAGCGTTTGAGAACTTCACTATGGATGAAGTGAATAAAAAACCATGGTTGGGAGAGAAAGAAGATCGCCGTCGTCTATCTGAAGTTATTGAACAATGGCATTCGCTGTACGGGCAGACACTTGCAGACCCTAAGCGCCTGATGGCTAAACTAAGCATCATATGTAACGGCCTCGGCAATCCGATAGCGTCAGAGTTGACCGCTGGCGACTTTACTAAATACCGGGAAGCGCGGCTTAAAGGGGAAGTAAGAAGCGAGGATGGGACGTTAATGTCGCCCGTAAAACCTCGGACGGTAAACCTTGAGCAACGCAACCTATCTTCTGTTTTTGGCACACTGAAAAAGCTCGGCCACTGGTCAGCGCCTAACCCGCTCGCCGGCTTACCAACATTCAAGATCGCAGAGGGTGAGCTGGCGTTTCTTACACCGGAAGAAATCAAACGCCTGCTGGATGCCTGTGCGGAGTCTCAAAGCCCATGCCTGTTGATGATCGCAAAGATATGCCTGGCCACTGGTGCGCGATGGAGTGAAGCCGAAAACCTTCAGGGCCATCAGTTATCAAAATACCGCATTACTTACACCAAGACGAAGGGCAAGAAAAACCGAACTGTGCCTATATCTCAAGATCTGTATGACGAACTTCCCAAAAACCGAGGGAAGTTATTCACGCCATGCAGAAAAGCCTTTGAGCGTGCGGTGAAGCGTGCTGGTATCGACTTACCTGAAGGCCAGTGCACACATGTTCTGCGCCATACGTTCGCCAGTCATTTTATGATGAACGGCGGAAACATCCTTGTTCTTAAAGAAATTTTAGGGCATGCCGATATAAAAATGACAATGATTTACGCTCATTTTTCTCCAGATCACTTGGAGGATGCTGTGACAAAAAACCCTCTTTACAGCTTAATTAAATAA